Proteins from a genomic interval of Rubinisphaera italica:
- a CDS encoding PcfJ domain-containing protein yields MRKNKIRVVIEELDRELLNHIHGLGLSTVEAYREWCELNGFSRKLKKSWNQRSQERNFSRQSVAMERLQSHRRESRNQSDVLREVIAGERLENEVTLPHLKRLCENLRISRRPKHERQANRKVLLRLFEHLHNCRAKFFDGSPAVASLGQISGNTYVEALAQLAANSSAWQRPVEDWKPRSHSSSRQFASLLRHLFVKYDDVPLFLDTVWFTGNRKDAAERRCWYMHVGRGQNIRHCKLPITLTKKMAHLFIRSPNELTIDQALRWAQVLGLGGDEHLARAIVGTRLIDQFHNDEFWSSVIRWFISHPMLDRTHVGPIIDYLQYQRFVPEHIYIANGHREETSPPQPNLSMTGRTPESLLRQVNIWHRYLNNDNRYQIRQWEPSGIQGFEFMEGSEKKGSLRYWTIRELLSSKALLAEGKQMKHCVATYADSCARGYCSIWTLELESFGGMSKAVTIEVRKSDRMICQIRGKANRLPNDKEKQMIQRWADSESLRIASYI; encoded by the coding sequence ATGCGAAAAAATAAAATACGAGTGGTCATTGAAGAATTAGACCGTGAGTTGCTGAACCATATTCATGGGCTTGGTCTTTCGACGGTGGAAGCCTACCGAGAATGGTGCGAACTAAATGGGTTCAGCCGAAAGCTCAAGAAGAGTTGGAATCAGCGTTCTCAGGAACGCAACTTCTCCCGACAGTCTGTCGCAATGGAAAGACTGCAAAGTCATCGACGTGAAAGTCGGAATCAGTCAGATGTTCTTCGTGAAGTGATTGCTGGAGAACGATTAGAAAACGAGGTGACTTTACCTCACCTGAAACGGTTATGTGAAAACCTTCGAATAAGCCGTCGACCAAAGCATGAACGGCAAGCGAATCGAAAAGTTCTGCTTCGATTGTTCGAACATCTTCACAACTGTAGAGCCAAATTCTTTGACGGCTCACCAGCGGTCGCTTCATTGGGACAAATTTCGGGGAATACCTACGTCGAAGCTCTAGCTCAGCTTGCGGCTAACTCTTCTGCATGGCAGCGACCTGTCGAAGACTGGAAGCCACGCTCGCACAGCTCCTCTCGACAATTTGCGTCTCTGCTTCGACATCTGTTCGTAAAGTATGATGATGTCCCTCTATTTCTTGATACGGTTTGGTTCACAGGCAATCGGAAAGATGCGGCTGAGCGACGTTGCTGGTACATGCACGTTGGTCGGGGGCAGAACATTCGCCACTGTAAGTTGCCAATCACGCTGACGAAAAAAATGGCTCATCTGTTCATTCGGTCTCCGAATGAGTTGACCATCGATCAAGCGCTCCGTTGGGCGCAGGTTCTTGGACTGGGTGGGGATGAACATCTTGCAAGAGCGATCGTTGGAACCAGACTGATCGATCAGTTCCATAATGATGAATTCTGGTCGTCAGTGATTCGCTGGTTCATTTCTCATCCGATGTTGGACCGAACACACGTTGGTCCAATTATCGATTACCTCCAATATCAGCGGTTTGTCCCAGAGCATATTTATATTGCAAATGGACATCGAGAAGAAACAAGTCCGCCCCAGCCAAATTTGTCGATGACTGGTCGGACTCCAGAATCATTATTACGTCAGGTCAATATTTGGCACCGCTATCTCAATAACGACAACCGATATCAGATTCGCCAATGGGAACCGTCAGGCATTCAGGGATTTGAATTCATGGAGGGTTCTGAGAAAAAAGGATCATTAAGATATTGGACAATACGTGAGTTACTCAGCAGCAAAGCGTTGCTGGCAGAAGGGAAACAGATGAAGCATTGTGTCGCCACCTATGCAGATTCCTGCGCTCGGGGATATTGCTCGATATGGACATTGGAACTCGAATCGTTTGGAGGAATGTCAAAGGCGGTCACCATTGAAGTCCGTAAATCTGATCGAATGATCTGTCAGATTCGTGGTAAGGCTAATCGTCTTCCCAATGACAAGGAAAAACAAATGATTCAACGATGGGCTGATTCAGAAAGTTTGCGTATTGCGAGTTATATTTGA
- a CDS encoding IS3 family transposase (programmed frameshift), with amino-acid sequence MSGSSQAGKRTRRRYSEEFKRDAVGLVTEQHYPLAEAARRLDIHVSVLRNWKEKFMSGKESKSNEKLFESEREELRQLREENRKLRMDREILKKAGSLFREGKSVRFTFIDDHEEDFEVARMCEIFEVSRSGYYTWKNRPMSIRQENQQELTQAMKEIHQETREVYGSPRMHRELLERGYEVSENTVAKLMNQAGIQAKTRKKFKNTTDSNHSRPVAENHLDRQFDAVTKSNEVWLSDITCIWTEEGWLYLAAVLDMYTRKVVGWSMAERMTSDLVVNALRMAVDQEAVSNADLKELTLHSDRGSQYASEDYQQVLTSMGITCSMSRKGNCWDNAPMESFFATLKKELVHHERYKKRSEARSSLFEYIEVFYNRVRKHSALGYLSPAQFVQVT; translated from the exons ATGTCGGGATCATCACAGGCTGGAAAACGGACGCGGCGGCGTTATTCTGAAGAGTTTAAGCGGGATGCCGTGGGACTGGTGACCGAGCAGCATTATCCGCTGGCCGAGGCGGCTCGACGCCTGGATATTCATGTCAGTGTTTTACGCAACTGGAAAGAGAAGTTCATGAGCGGCAAAGAATCGAAGTCCAACGAGAAGTTGTTTGAATCCGAACGTGAAGAGTTGCGACAGCTGCGCGAGGAGAATCGTAAGCTGAGAATGGATCGAGAGATTTTAAAAAAAGCAG GCAGCCTTTTTCGCGAAGGAAAATCAGTGAGATTCACCTTTATTGATGACCATGAAGAAGACTTTGAAGTAGCTCGGATGTGTGAAATCTTCGAGGTTTCCCGGAGTGGATATTACACCTGGAAGAATCGTCCGATGAGTATACGCCAGGAGAATCAACAGGAGTTGACACAGGCCATGAAGGAGATTCATCAGGAGACACGAGAAGTGTATGGCTCTCCTCGGATGCATAGAGAATTGCTGGAACGCGGCTATGAGGTCTCAGAGAATACGGTGGCCAAATTGATGAATCAGGCTGGAATTCAGGCAAAAACCAGGAAGAAGTTCAAAAACACCACGGACTCGAATCATTCCCGGCCCGTGGCTGAGAACCATCTGGATCGTCAGTTTGATGCCGTGACAAAAAGCAATGAAGTTTGGCTGAGTGACATCACCTGCATCTGGACTGAGGAGGGCTGGTTGTACCTGGCAGCAGTGCTGGATATGTATACGCGCAAAGTTGTAGGCTGGTCGATGGCCGAACGCATGACCTCAGACCTGGTGGTCAATGCCTTGAGGATGGCAGTGGATCAGGAGGCCGTGTCGAATGCAGACCTCAAAGAATTAACGCTTCACTCAGACCGCGGGAGTCAGTACGCTAGCGAGGATTATCAACAGGTGTTGACCTCGATGGGAATCACCTGTTCGATGAGCCGGAAAGGGAACTGTTGGGACAACGCTCCCATGGAGTCATTTTTTGCGACGTTGAAGAAAGAGCTCGTTCATCATGAGCGATACAAGAAGCGTTCAGAGGCTCGATCGAGCCTGTTTGAATACATCGAAGTGTTTTATAATCGAGTACGGAAACATTCTGCACTGGGCTATCTGAGCCCTGCGCAGTTTGTACAAGTGACTTAA